The following coding sequences lie in one Candidatus Eremiobacteraceae bacterium genomic window:
- a CDS encoding HAD family hydrolase, producing MVKIEAVLFDFDHTLGVDGKLEEEALREIALANCPIAPGDEAVQAVLHRFRYEPGVPLGTAVGDGLRSWGCPQDKIDRAVATFRARSLELAPSRVKPMPGAPEMLARLAALRMPLGILSNGWTQLQHLKAEIIGFPGPVVASEEIDAWKPEKKAFEIAVARFAMNAATTIYVGDNPQVDVAGAKAAGLLAAWADLEGASYPQGVTRPDFAITDLAQLPPLIQQAGI from the coding sequence ATGGTGAAGATCGAAGCGGTACTCTTCGATTTCGACCACACGTTGGGCGTCGACGGGAAGCTCGAGGAAGAGGCGCTGCGCGAAATCGCGCTGGCGAATTGCCCCATCGCGCCCGGCGATGAGGCCGTGCAGGCAGTGCTGCATCGTTTTCGGTACGAGCCCGGGGTGCCATTGGGAACGGCGGTCGGCGACGGTCTGCGTTCGTGGGGCTGTCCGCAAGACAAGATCGATCGCGCGGTGGCGACCTTCCGCGCTCGCTCGCTCGAGCTTGCGCCCTCGCGCGTGAAGCCGATGCCAGGCGCCCCCGAGATGCTCGCACGGCTCGCTGCTCTGCGTATGCCGCTTGGCATCTTGAGCAATGGCTGGACGCAGCTGCAGCATCTCAAAGCGGAGATCATCGGCTTTCCCGGGCCGGTGGTCGCGTCCGAAGAGATCGACGCGTGGAAGCCGGAAAAGAAGGCGTTCGAGATCGCGGTGGCGCGCTTCGCGATGAACGCCGCCACCACGATCTACGTCGGCGACAACCCGCAGGTGGACGTCGCCGGCGCCAAGGCCGCCGGCCTCCTCGCCGCCTGGGCCGATCTCGAAGGCGCGTCATATCCGCAGGGTGTCACGAGACCGGACTTCGCGATCACCGACCTGGCGCAGCTTCCCCCGCTGATCCAGCAAGCAGGCATCTAG